A portion of the Deinococcus hopiensis KR-140 genome contains these proteins:
- a CDS encoding CopZ family metallochaperone, with protein sequence MPQIELNVTGMTCGHCQAGVTRALRSVPGVQDAQVDLKTGKAVVQGDAEPQQLIAAVAEEGYSAQVANL encoded by the coding sequence ATGCCCCAAATTGAACTCAACGTCACTGGGATGACCTGCGGTCACTGCCAGGCGGGCGTCACCAGGGCCCTCAGAAGTGTTCCTGGCGTGCAGGACGCCCAGGTGGACCTGAAGACCGGCAAAGCCGTCGTGCAGGGGGATGCCGAACCGCAACAGCTCATCGCCGCCGTAGCGGAAGAAGGCTACAGCGCTCAGGTGGCGAACCTCTGA
- a CDS encoding metal-sensitive transcriptional regulator: protein MPEDSRKRAARRLAIARGHLESIRRSLEDPHVYCVDVLRQIKAVQGALDGAAGVVLRGHLEAHVATAATRGDEKELVDELMDVFKYL, encoded by the coding sequence ATGCCGGAGGACAGCCGCAAGCGGGCCGCGCGTCGTCTCGCTATTGCCCGGGGCCATCTGGAGAGCATCCGGCGTTCGCTCGAAGACCCACATGTGTACTGCGTGGACGTGCTGCGGCAGATCAAGGCCGTTCAGGGCGCGTTGGACGGAGCGGCGGGCGTAGTCCTGCGCGGGCACCTCGAAGCGCACGTCGCGACCGCCGCGACCCGCGGCGACGAAAAAGAACTCGTGGACGAGTTGATGGACGTCTTCAAGTATCTCTGA
- a CDS encoding glutaredoxin family protein — MWVCPFTLPTCPDCHALRLWFARRGLSFEERDPADLEIVQEAKAWYGVRVVPTAPMPTGFVVLKRRWVMELASAWPSKSRPTVGDNGNSGEPRVPGEDPLDGPPLDQTFTPI; from the coding sequence ATGTGGGTCTGCCCCTTTACACTCCCTACCTGCCCCGATTGCCACGCCCTGCGCCTGTGGTTCGCGCGGCGCGGCCTTTCCTTCGAGGAACGGGACCCGGCTGATCTGGAGATTGTGCAGGAAGCGAAAGCCTGGTATGGTGTGCGCGTCGTTCCCACCGCTCCCATGCCCACGGGATTCGTGGTATTGAAGCGGCGCTGGGTGATGGAGCTGGCCTCTGCCTGGCCCTCGAAGTCCAGACCCACGGTAGGGGACAACGGAAACAGTGGAGAACCTCGTGTACCAGGTGAAGATCCGCTTGATGGCCCGCCCCTGGACCAAACGTTCACCCCAATCTGA
- a CDS encoding APC family permease: MAERPTVSQKPSSFRRWLLQGQRENPEGFYEREPHAQHHTQSWWKVMCLTGVDYFSTLGYQPGIAALAAISAGTLALSPIATLVLVLVTLFGALPMYRRVAGESPHGDGSISMLERLLTRWQSKLLVLALLGFVATGFFITITLSAADAAAHIVENPLVAHYVEGWNVPLTLILILLLGGVFLMGFGEAIGIAVVLVIAYLGLNAVVIVDAFRYVLAHPSVFSHWMQALSGSYANPLALIGAALLVFPRLALGLSGFETGVVVMPLVKGDSKDTEENPAGRIRNTRTLLTSAALIMSVMLICSSFATTLLIPPEAFKEGGEASGRALAYLAHERLGETFGTVYDVSTILILWFAGASAMAGLLNIVPRYLPRYGMAPEWARANRPLVLIYTAVSVLLTLIFRANVNAQAAAYATGVLVLIGSASVAVTLSALRRKARGQAFGFGLVSLVFGYTLVVTFIDDLSGLRLGALFILAILAVSIISRISRATELRTERVELDDLARRFLEEAAAAKDLRFIANELNAGDAAEYTEKEREVRAETHIPSGEPVLFLEVTVSDPSEFSDVLEVQGVEVAGYRILRIESSAVPNAIAAFLLHVRDTYKQRPDVYFEWIEDSPVAAAGRFLLFGEGDIAPLTREVLRRAEPNRQLRPMVHVGG, translated from the coding sequence ATGGCTGAACGTCCGACCGTCTCCCAAAAGCCTTCCTCCTTCCGCAGATGGCTGCTCCAGGGACAGCGGGAAAACCCCGAAGGGTTCTACGAACGCGAACCCCATGCCCAGCACCACACCCAGTCCTGGTGGAAAGTCATGTGCCTCACGGGCGTGGATTATTTCAGCACCCTCGGTTATCAACCGGGCATCGCGGCTCTGGCCGCCATCTCCGCTGGGACGCTCGCCCTCTCCCCCATTGCCACCCTCGTCCTCGTCCTCGTCACGCTGTTTGGCGCGTTACCTATGTACCGGCGGGTGGCTGGGGAAAGTCCACACGGTGACGGCTCCATCTCCATGCTGGAGCGCCTTCTTACCCGCTGGCAGAGCAAACTTCTTGTGCTCGCCCTGCTGGGGTTCGTCGCCACAGGCTTTTTCATTACCATCACCCTGTCGGCGGCAGATGCGGCCGCACATATCGTCGAAAACCCCCTCGTTGCCCATTACGTCGAGGGTTGGAACGTCCCCCTCACCCTGATTCTGATTCTGCTTCTGGGCGGTGTGTTCCTGATGGGTTTTGGCGAGGCCATCGGCATCGCGGTGGTCCTCGTGATCGCGTATCTGGGTCTGAACGCCGTGGTCATCGTAGACGCCTTTCGGTATGTGCTGGCTCACCCCAGCGTGTTCTCCCACTGGATGCAGGCCCTTTCAGGAAGCTATGCCAATCCACTCGCCCTGATTGGCGCAGCCCTGCTGGTATTTCCCCGCCTCGCGCTGGGGCTCTCGGGATTTGAGACGGGCGTCGTCGTCATGCCCCTCGTCAAGGGAGATTCCAAGGATACCGAGGAGAACCCAGCCGGCCGCATTCGGAACACCCGCACGCTGCTAACGAGTGCGGCGTTAATCATGAGCGTCATGCTGATCTGCTCGTCTTTTGCGACCACCTTGCTGATTCCGCCTGAGGCCTTTAAGGAGGGCGGCGAGGCGTCGGGACGTGCCCTGGCTTACCTGGCCCACGAGCGGCTGGGAGAGACGTTCGGCACGGTGTACGACGTGAGCACCATCCTCATCCTGTGGTTTGCAGGCGCTTCCGCGATGGCGGGGCTGCTCAACATCGTGCCCCGGTACCTGCCACGTTACGGCATGGCTCCAGAATGGGCACGTGCAAACCGTCCTCTGGTGCTGATCTATACGGCGGTCAGCGTCTTGCTCACCCTGATCTTTCGCGCCAACGTCAACGCCCAGGCCGCCGCCTATGCCACGGGCGTCCTGGTCTTGATCGGCAGCGCTTCGGTGGCGGTGACCCTTTCGGCGCTCCGGCGCAAGGCCCGGGGACAAGCATTTGGTTTTGGCCTGGTGAGCCTGGTCTTTGGCTACACCCTCGTTGTCACATTTATCGATGACTTGAGCGGCCTGCGACTCGGTGCGCTGTTCATCTTGGCTATCCTGGCGGTATCCATTATCTCGCGCATTAGCCGCGCGACTGAACTGCGGACCGAGCGGGTGGAACTCGACGATCTGGCCCGCCGCTTTCTGGAGGAGGCAGCGGCAGCGAAGGACCTGCGCTTCATTGCAAACGAACTCAATGCCGGTGATGCCGCCGAATACACCGAGAAGGAACGCGAGGTGCGCGCCGAAACGCACATCCCGAGCGGCGAGCCCGTCCTGTTCCTGGAAGTCACGGTGTCAGATCCAAGCGAGTTCAGCGATGTGCTGGAGGTTCAGGGGGTGGAGGTGGCCGGGTACCGCATTTTGCGGATTGAGTCGAGCGCGGTCCCCAATGCCATCGCGGCGTTTTTGCTGCATGTCCGCGACACCTACAAGCAGCGTCCAGACGTGTATTTCGAGTGGATCGAGGATAGTCCGGTGGCAGCGGCAGGACGCTTCCTGCTGTTTGGTGAGGGTGACATCGCCCCACTCACCCGGGAGGTGTTGCGCCGGGCTGAGCCCAACCGGCAGCTCCGCCCAATGGTGCATGTGGGGGGGTAG
- a CDS encoding amidohydrolase family protein yields the protein MSEKLRIIGLEEHIALPVVLEAWARAGVPQLGHSGFGDDPFALRLRDFTDQRLAAMDNQGIDVAVLALNSPGVQNLPAADAVTVAREANNVLAEIVRGNPQRFQALAALPTADPDAAAEELERAVTQLGLRGAMLYGRTGTVLADAPEFDPVYAAAERLRVPLHFHPQTPVPAVLDAYYSGLGGTGMGLATAGLGWYYDLGVQFLRMIFSGVFDRHPTLQVIAGHWGEVVLFYLDHTGILAHNAKLERPLIDYFRQNFWVTGSGTVSERYMRWAAEVMGTERMMYSTDYPYTFGTRPGGFPYLDTSRGVARSFLEQAPFTQAEKAAIGSGNWERLTGHVTAKSSASFPRTR from the coding sequence GTGTCAGAGAAACTGCGAATCATCGGCCTTGAGGAACACATCGCCTTACCTGTCGTCCTGGAAGCGTGGGCACGCGCGGGTGTCCCACAGCTTGGACACAGCGGTTTCGGCGACGATCCTTTCGCCCTCCGACTGCGCGACTTCACTGACCAACGCCTGGCTGCCATGGACAATCAGGGAATCGACGTCGCTGTTCTGGCCCTCAACTCCCCCGGCGTCCAAAACCTTCCGGCTGCCGACGCTGTCACAGTTGCCCGTGAGGCAAACAACGTCCTGGCGGAGATTGTCAGAGGCAATCCGCAACGCTTTCAGGCGCTCGCTGCCCTGCCGACCGCTGACCCTGACGCCGCTGCGGAGGAACTCGAGCGCGCAGTCACGCAACTCGGCTTACGCGGCGCGATGCTCTATGGCCGCACCGGTACGGTTCTGGCAGACGCTCCTGAATTTGATCCCGTATATGCCGCGGCAGAGCGGCTCCGCGTCCCCCTGCACTTTCACCCACAGACGCCGGTGCCGGCTGTCCTCGACGCATACTATTCTGGTCTGGGCGGCACGGGAATGGGCCTCGCCACCGCTGGACTCGGATGGTATTACGACCTGGGGGTACAGTTTCTGCGCATGATCTTTTCTGGTGTCTTTGACCGTCACCCAACCTTGCAGGTGATCGCCGGTCACTGGGGAGAGGTCGTGCTCTTCTACCTCGACCACACGGGTATCCTCGCGCACAACGCGAAGCTCGAACGTCCCCTGATTGATTACTTCCGCCAGAACTTCTGGGTTACCGGCAGCGGCACCGTGAGTGAGCGCTACATGCGCTGGGCAGCAGAAGTCATGGGAACGGAGCGAATGATGTATTCGACCGACTATCCGTACACATTCGGCACTCGGCCAGGTGGTTTCCCCTATCTGGATACGAGTCGGGGTGTCGCAAGGTCCTTCCTGGAGCAAGCACCGTTTACTCAGGCCGAGAAGGCCGCTATCGGTTCTGGAAACTGGGAACGCCTCACCGGTCACGTCACAGCGAAAAGTTCAGCCTCATTTCCGCGTACTCGCTGA
- a CDS encoding VOC family protein, with protein MKTILAFVTLHTPDYAAARAYFTEVLGFEVTEERPGANAFVQASGAGLALRTDGGLTPPVGTGVSVYFIVPNLEQYHAQLVDRGADVVEPPHDMPFGRTFTVRTPSGHRLGFYEA; from the coding sequence ATGAAAACCATCCTGGCCTTCGTCACGCTGCACACGCCCGATTACGCTGCCGCCCGCGCCTACTTCACCGAGGTGCTGGGCTTCGAGGTCACCGAGGAGCGCCCCGGTGCCAACGCCTTTGTGCAGGCCAGTGGGGCCGGGCTGGCCCTCCGCACAGATGGGGGCCTCACCCCACCCGTGGGGACCGGCGTCAGCGTCTATTTCATCGTGCCGAATCTCGAGCAGTACCACGCCCAGCTCGTGGACCGGGGGGCCGACGTCGTGGAGCCCCCGCACGACATGCCTTTCGGCCGCACGTTCACGGTTCGCACCCCCAGTGGGCACCGGCTCGGGTTCTATGAGGCCTGA
- a CDS encoding cold-shock protein, with the protein MPAGRVKWFNAEKGFGFIETPGSPDVFAHFSAISGSGFKKLNEGDEVEFEVEEGQRGKGPQAKNIVVTKAAPAPAYGDRPQRRDDRW; encoded by the coding sequence ATGCCCGCAGGTCGAGTGAAATGGTTTAACGCAGAAAAAGGCTTTGGATTTATTGAGACTCCGGGGAGCCCGGACGTGTTCGCGCACTTTAGCGCGATCTCGGGAAGCGGCTTCAAGAAGCTGAACGAGGGCGACGAAGTCGAGTTTGAGGTGGAAGAAGGCCAACGCGGCAAGGGCCCTCAGGCCAAGAACATCGTCGTGACGAAGGCCGCTCCGGCTCCCGCCTACGGCGATCGTCCTCAGCGCCGCGACGACCGCTGGTAA
- the recA gene encoding recombinase RecA → MAKETTKEFGVPTDSKERTKAIEMAMTQIEKQFGKGSIMKLGADSKLDVQVISTGSLSLDVALGVGGIPKGRVTEIYGPESGGKTTLALSIIAQSQKEGGTCAFIDAEHALDPVYARALGVDTDQLLVSQPDNGEQALEIMELLVRSGAIDVVVVDSVAALTPRSEIEGEMGDSLPGLQARLMSQALRKLTAILSKTGTAAIFINQVREKIGVMYGNPETTTGGRALKFYSSVRLDVRKVGGKSNMVDNVAVSHTVKVKTVKNKVAPPFKEVELTIVYGKGFDAMDDLVTLATNFEVIKKSGSFYSYREERLGQGKEKAIAFLAERPELLADIREQVLAQLRGNTPALPTTAEALPAD, encoded by the coding sequence ATGGCAAAGGAAACCACAAAAGAATTCGGTGTTCCCACCGACAGCAAAGAGCGCACCAAGGCCATCGAAATGGCCATGACGCAGATCGAGAAGCAGTTCGGCAAGGGCAGCATCATGAAGCTCGGCGCCGACAGCAAACTCGACGTGCAGGTCATCTCCACCGGCAGCCTGAGCCTCGATGTCGCCCTGGGCGTCGGCGGCATCCCCAAAGGCCGCGTCACCGAAATCTACGGCCCCGAGTCGGGTGGCAAAACCACCCTCGCCCTCTCCATCATTGCCCAGTCCCAGAAAGAAGGCGGCACCTGCGCCTTTATTGACGCCGAGCATGCGCTGGACCCCGTCTACGCCCGCGCCCTGGGGGTGGACACCGATCAACTGCTCGTCTCGCAGCCCGACAACGGCGAGCAGGCGTTGGAAATCATGGAACTGCTCGTCCGCTCGGGCGCCATCGACGTCGTGGTCGTGGACTCGGTGGCTGCGCTGACGCCGCGCTCGGAAATCGAAGGGGAAATGGGCGACTCGCTGCCCGGCCTCCAGGCCCGCCTGATGTCGCAGGCCCTTCGCAAGCTGACGGCGATCCTGTCCAAGACGGGCACCGCGGCCATCTTCATCAACCAGGTGCGCGAGAAGATCGGCGTGATGTACGGCAACCCCGAAACCACCACGGGCGGACGGGCGCTGAAGTTCTACTCCAGCGTGCGCCTGGACGTGCGCAAGGTGGGCGGTAAATCCAATATGGTCGATAACGTCGCCGTCTCACACACCGTGAAGGTCAAGACCGTGAAGAACAAGGTCGCGCCGCCCTTCAAGGAAGTCGAGCTGACCATCGTGTATGGCAAGGGCTTCGACGCCATGGATGACCTCGTGACCCTGGCCACGAACTTTGAAGTCATCAAGAAGTCGGGCAGCTTTTACAGCTACCGCGAGGAACGCCTCGGTCAGGGCAAGGAGAAGGCCATCGCCTTCCTGGCCGAGCGCCCCGAGTTGCTCGCCGACATTCGCGAGCAGGTCCTCGCCCAACTGCGTGGCAACACGCCTGCCCTTCCCACCACCGCAGAAGCCCTCCCCGCCGACTGA
- a CDS encoding type II toxin-antitoxin system prevent-host-death family antitoxin has protein sequence MSQKKVGIRALRQDLPDMIRRVEATGEPLVVTRHGTALATIVPAEGAGPQKALPATPHIIALASLKGGVGKTTLAMHLAAAIAQEQERVVVLDADEEVSALRWQQHAQAERVALPFEVMAADRNTLMRQARRLAQEGCTVVIDTPPNNREILKSAATVADVVLVPVLPTGLDVDRLATTLELLTDLEAALPSFNYAIVLNRFDARKGMAHEANQALNAHPRLETVVKSLSAYEKVFGRAPVELGQFREIWAEIRAALEDEQ, from the coding sequence ATGTCACAGAAGAAGGTCGGCATCCGGGCCCTTCGGCAGGATCTGCCCGATATGATCCGGCGGGTGGAAGCTACGGGAGAGCCTCTGGTGGTGACCCGCCACGGCACAGCGCTCGCCACCATTGTTCCCGCCGAGGGTGCGGGCCCCCAGAAGGCACTTCCGGCAACGCCCCACATCATTGCGCTGGCCAGCCTCAAGGGAGGCGTGGGAAAGACGACGCTCGCCATGCATCTCGCGGCCGCGATCGCCCAGGAGCAGGAGCGCGTGGTGGTACTGGACGCCGACGAGGAAGTGAGCGCCTTGCGGTGGCAGCAACACGCGCAGGCCGAGAGGGTGGCCCTTCCCTTCGAGGTCATGGCGGCAGACCGCAACACATTGATGCGTCAGGCGCGGCGGCTGGCCCAGGAGGGCTGCACCGTCGTGATTGATACGCCGCCCAATAACCGTGAGATCCTGAAGAGCGCTGCCACCGTGGCCGACGTCGTGCTGGTACCAGTGCTCCCGACAGGCCTTGATGTCGACCGCCTTGCCACCACCTTGGAACTCCTTACTGACCTCGAGGCCGCGCTGCCGAGCTTCAATTACGCCATCGTGCTCAACCGCTTCGATGCCCGCAAGGGTATGGCGCATGAAGCCAACCAGGCCCTGAACGCGCACCCGCGCCTGGAAACCGTCGTGAAGTCCTTGTCGGCCTACGAGAAGGTTTTTGGACGTGCACCGGTGGAACTCGGCCAGTTCCGCGAGATCTGGGCCGAGATCCGGGCTGCCCTGGAGGACGAGCAGTGA
- a CDS encoding ParB/RepB/Spo0J family partition protein — protein MSKNRFARSSTGMDRMLQRSIEFASVTSPTDARVIQLPLASVVPNPRQPRRTFDEASLRQLAESIRERGVLQPLLVRPLSEERYEIVYGERRWRAAKLAGVETVPSLVRDLSDEEAELVATVENLQREDLNRYDEVAFKLRLIARLFGTTSQEAAQRLKELRSDPSRDLEQVAQLVALFTQLGREQWLSFVTNGLPVLNLPEVLVQAVQGGTLEYSKALLIARAPQEHQPALLRSAVDDQVTHLELREQISALKRRSSSGAELAVVQLKKKMTPRVLNKLTADQRTRAEALIQQLNEILGE, from the coding sequence GTGAGCAAGAACCGTTTTGCCCGGTCAAGCACTGGCATGGACAGAATGCTGCAGCGCTCCATCGAATTTGCCAGCGTCACCTCCCCTACTGACGCCCGGGTCATCCAGCTGCCGCTTGCCTCGGTGGTTCCGAACCCCAGGCAGCCGCGCCGCACGTTTGACGAAGCCAGCCTCAGGCAGTTGGCCGAAAGCATTCGGGAACGCGGCGTCCTGCAGCCCTTGCTCGTGCGTCCCCTGAGCGAGGAGCGCTACGAGATTGTGTACGGAGAGCGGCGCTGGCGGGCAGCGAAGCTTGCTGGGGTGGAGACAGTTCCCTCTCTGGTCCGTGACCTGAGTGACGAGGAGGCCGAACTTGTCGCCACAGTCGAGAATCTGCAGCGGGAGGACCTCAACCGCTACGACGAGGTGGCGTTCAAGCTCCGGCTGATCGCCCGACTGTTCGGCACCACCTCCCAGGAAGCGGCACAGCGGTTGAAGGAACTCCGGAGTGATCCCAGCCGGGACCTGGAGCAGGTGGCCCAGCTTGTCGCCCTGTTCACCCAGTTGGGCCGCGAGCAGTGGCTGTCGTTCGTCACCAACGGTCTTCCGGTTCTGAATCTGCCGGAAGTTCTCGTTCAGGCGGTGCAGGGCGGGACGCTGGAGTACAGTAAGGCGCTACTGATCGCCCGTGCTCCTCAGGAACACCAGCCAGCCCTCCTCAGAAGCGCGGTTGACGACCAGGTCACGCACCTCGAACTGCGGGAACAAATCAGTGCCCTGAAGCGCCGCTCGTCCTCCGGTGCGGAACTGGCCGTTGTTCAACTCAAAAAGAAGATGACTCCTCGGGTACTGAACAAGCTGACTGCCGATCAAAGAACCCGCGCAGAGGCACTGATTCAACAACTCAATGAAATTCTGGGTGAGTAA
- a CDS encoding replication initiator protein A, translating into MAEQHSWRVTYEHGDRVVRVACRALLDYSIPHRIDNDVSSALIDHYMSIGLPHDGEMVLSVSELMQLANFHRNGKYREMLSVSLDRLHTTSHEVSGGWRDHLNRRWTTVNFHFIELLEYTHQGGSGKFGERSMLRIRLAEPLVASLRSGYIKPLNLEFMQSLSRPCTRSIFRLLDAMRYNPEQPDEIIDEYEVGLLEWADQCKLPTTRPDVIRRALEGPHEELQRRGYLRQVTVEGRGRQQRLRHEFSPVSPALLHRLRLHGVSRQLARQHTASVLVARTDLFERLVKSGKTPAHALMHLIKHSDQYVDVEQGDPPCSQGLHSGW; encoded by the coding sequence GTGGCAGAACAGCACAGCTGGCGCGTCACGTATGAGCACGGCGACCGGGTGGTGCGGGTAGCCTGCCGGGCCCTGCTGGACTACAGCATTCCCCACCGCATCGACAATGACGTCAGCAGCGCCTTGATCGATCACTACATGAGCATCGGACTTCCGCACGACGGTGAAATGGTGCTGTCCGTCTCGGAACTCATGCAGCTCGCCAACTTCCACCGCAACGGCAAGTACCGCGAGATGTTGAGCGTGAGCCTTGACCGCCTGCACACCACGTCCCATGAGGTCAGCGGGGGCTGGCGCGACCATCTCAACCGGCGCTGGACGACTGTCAACTTCCACTTCATCGAGCTGCTCGAGTACACCCACCAGGGCGGGTCGGGGAAGTTCGGCGAGCGAAGCATGCTGCGCATCCGTTTGGCCGAGCCGCTTGTCGCGTCGCTCAGAAGCGGGTACATCAAGCCCCTGAACCTCGAATTCATGCAGTCGCTGTCGAGGCCCTGCACCCGCAGCATCTTCCGGCTGCTCGACGCCATGCGCTACAACCCCGAGCAACCCGACGAGATCATCGACGAGTACGAGGTGGGGCTGCTGGAGTGGGCCGACCAGTGCAAGCTGCCCACCACCCGGCCGGACGTCATCCGCCGGGCCCTCGAGGGGCCCCACGAGGAACTGCAGCGCCGGGGATACCTGCGGCAGGTCACGGTGGAGGGCCGCGGCCGTCAGCAGCGCCTCCGCCACGAGTTCTCGCCCGTCAGTCCGGCACTGCTGCACCGGTTGCGCCTGCACGGCGTCTCTCGCCAGCTCGCGCGTCAGCACACCGCCTCGGTCCTGGTGGCCCGGACTGACCTCTTCGAGCGTCTGGTGAAGTCGGGGAAGACCCCCGCCCACGCCCTGATGCACCTGATCAAGCACTCTGACCAGTACGTGGACGTGGAGCAGGGAGATCCACCGTGCTCCCAGGGACTTCACAGCGGGTGGTGA
- a CDS encoding DJ-1/PfpI family protein — translation MPSTHRRCALQVLKYPVAFLALPLMVGITTATSFLFAPAPPTPAFQGTLASPAPDPTKPTVAVVLALDGTEITDALAPYVVFQATGAFNVITVAETLRPVPLTGNLDVLPQFTFAALDARFGWAPDVIVVPNVLHLGTNEALRLWIKRHGQGGKSLVMSVCAGAEMVAAAGLLDGRPATTHWGDIARIKRKFPAVRWVRGQRYVDDGSVISTGGILSGVDGALRVIARLQGRDLAERVAQALHLETRYLDQTAISQFHLTFPDALITALNLLYRWDRPTLGAALFDGIDDLALASLYDTVPTALAGRLVSVAPEGPVTTRSGLHLVARRTPQQWATSRPLLIAGTPPAPPAWTAAYRRRPEWSSGGPFPFSAVLLGLARHTDLPTAVLASKRLEFRSWDAPPRGRRWWTSTVVLRPLALGALSLVLFRLLEQRPWNRRRLAAGL, via the coding sequence TTGCCCTCTACGCACCGGCGTTGCGCCTTACAGGTCCTCAAGTACCCCGTCGCCTTTCTTGCCCTGCCTCTGATGGTCGGGATCACGACGGCCACCTCATTTCTCTTCGCTCCAGCGCCTCCCACCCCAGCCTTTCAGGGGACCCTCGCGTCACCAGCACCCGATCCAACCAAGCCTACGGTTGCGGTGGTGCTGGCTCTGGACGGGACGGAGATCACCGACGCACTCGCCCCCTACGTGGTATTTCAGGCCACGGGAGCCTTCAATGTCATCACAGTGGCCGAAACGCTGCGGCCCGTTCCACTGACGGGAAATCTGGATGTGCTGCCGCAGTTCACCTTTGCTGCGCTCGACGCTCGGTTCGGCTGGGCCCCGGACGTGATTGTGGTGCCCAATGTGCTGCATCTCGGGACCAACGAGGCGCTGCGACTCTGGATAAAACGGCATGGCCAGGGGGGGAAAAGCCTGGTGATGAGCGTTTGCGCGGGGGCCGAAATGGTGGCTGCCGCAGGCCTGTTGGACGGTCGCCCCGCCACCACCCATTGGGGGGACATCGCCCGCATCAAGCGGAAGTTCCCGGCGGTACGGTGGGTGCGCGGCCAACGTTACGTTGATGACGGCTCGGTCATTAGCACGGGGGGCATCCTCTCAGGCGTGGACGGCGCGCTGCGCGTCATCGCCCGCCTGCAGGGGCGAGACCTGGCCGAGCGGGTGGCGCAGGCCCTACACCTTGAAACGCGCTACCTCGATCAGACGGCCATATCCCAATTTCACCTGACGTTCCCAGACGCGCTGATCACCGCGCTGAACCTGCTGTACCGCTGGGACCGTCCCACTTTGGGCGCCGCGCTGTTTGACGGGATCGACGATCTGGCCCTGGCGTCGCTCTACGACACGGTACCCACAGCCCTGGCAGGCCGCCTGGTCAGCGTCGCTCCAGAGGGCCCTGTTACCACGCGCTCGGGCCTGCACCTGGTGGCGCGCCGCACGCCCCAGCAGTGGGCCACGTCGCGCCCACTGCTGATTGCTGGCACGCCACCTGCTCCACCTGCCTGGACGGCGGCATATCGCCGCCGCCCCGAATGGTCCAGCGGAGGGCCCTTTCCATTCAGTGCGGTTCTGCTCGGACTGGCCCGCCACACCGACCTTCCCACTGCCGTGCTCGCTTCCAAACGCCTGGAATTCCGGTCTTGGGACGCACCCCCGCGGGGGCGTAGATGGTGGACCTCCACTGTGGTTCTGCGTCCCCTGGCGCTGGGGGCGCTCTCCCTGGTCCTCTTCCGCCTCCTGGAGCAGCGGCCCTGGAACCGGCGTCGCCTCGCTGCTGGACTCTGA